In Zingiber officinale cultivar Zhangliang chromosome 6A, Zo_v1.1, whole genome shotgun sequence, a single genomic region encodes these proteins:
- the LOC121998604 gene encoding probable sugar phosphate/phosphate translocator At3g11320, translating to MMDSGGTTTRRSSNPARLDPTAPLLLDMPTTPPAKQPISSSSASSFSSLLFLPFFSSSSSSSSSSSSSTVFTAFIIGAWYFSNIGVLLLNKYLLTVYGFRFPIFLTALHMAACSVYGLAAVRGLRLVAYQPLASRAHLLKVAALASIFSLSVVSGNASLRFLPVSFNQAVGATTPFFTALFALALTRLREPAAVYAALLPVVLGIVLAANSEPLFHPLGFLLCLASTAGRALKSVVQGILLSSSDVEPADKLNSMNLLMHMAPIAAAILFPLALCYEPGVLAAAAGKIRADPSLALLLFANATVAYLVNLTNFLVTKHTSALTLQVLGNAKSAVAALVSVLVFRNPVTVMGVLGFGITIAGVALYSEAKKRSKPSS from the coding sequence ATGATGGATTCCGGCGGCACCACCACTCGCCGGAGCAGCAACCCCGCCCGCCTCGACCCCACCGCTCCGCTACTCCTCGACATGCCGACTACGCCGCCCGCAAAGCAGCCCATCTCCTCCTCCTCTGCCTCCTCCTTTTCCTCCCTTCTATTTCTCCCTTTcttttcctcctcctcttcttcttcttcttcttcctcctcctcaacCGTCTTCACCGCCTTCATTATTGGCGCTTGGTACTTCTCCAACATCGGCGTCCTCCTCCTCAACAAGTACCTGCTCACCGTCTACGGCTTCCGCTTCCCCATCTTCCTGACCGCGCTCCACATGGCTGCGTGCTCGGTCTATGGCCTCGCCGCCGTCCGCGGCCTCCGCCTCGTCGCCTACCAGCCGCTCGCCTCCCGCGCCCACCTCCTCAAGGTCGCCGCCCTCGCCTCCATCTTCTCGCTCTCCGTCGTCTCCGGCAACGCCTCCCTCCGCTTCCTTCCCGTGTCGTTCAACCAGGCCGTCGGCGCCACCACCCCCTTCTTCACCGCCCTCTTCGCCCTCGCCCTCACGCGCCTCCGCGAGCCGGCCGCGGTCTACGCCGCCCTCCTCCCCGTCGTCCTCGGCATCGTCCTCGCCGCCAACAGCGAGCCGCTCTTCCACCCCCTCGGCTTCCTCCTCTGCCTCGCGTCCACCGCCGGCCGCGCCCTCAAGTCCGTCGTCCAGGGaatcctcctctcctcctccgaCGTCGAACCCGCCGACAAGCTCAACTCCATGAATCTCCTAATGCACATGGCCCCCATCGCCGCCGCCATCCTCTTCCCCCTCGCGCTCTGCTACGAGCCCGGCGTCCTTGCCGCCGCAGCCGGCAAGATCCGCGCCGACCCCTCCCTCGCCCTCCTCCTCTTTGCCAACGCCACCGTCGCCTACCTCGTCAACCTCACCAACTTTCTCGTCACCAAACACACCAGCGCACTCACTCTCCAAGTGCTAGGCAACGCCAAGTCCGCCGTCGCCGCCCTTGTCTCCGTCCTCGTCTTCCGCAACCCCGTCACCGTCATGGGCGTGCTCGGCTTCGGCATTACCATAGCCGGCGTCGCCCTCTACAGCGAGGCCAAAAAGAGGTCCAAACCATCATCGTAA
- the LOC121998607 gene encoding hydroxymethylglutaryl-CoA synthase-like produces the protein MESGRPKDVGILAIDIYFPPSCVQQEALEVHDGASKGKYTIGLGQDCMAFCTEVEDVISMSLTVVTSLLKKYQIDPKQIGRLEVGSETVIDKSKSIKTWIMQIFEEYGNTDVEGVDSTNACYGGTAALFNCVNWVESSSWDGRYGLVVCTDSAVYAEGPARPTGGASAIAMLIGPNAPFAFESKYRGTHMSHVYDFYKPNLASEYPVVDGKLSQTCYLMALDACYNRYCSKFEKFEGKQFSISDSDYFVFHSPYNKLVQKSFARLYFNDFLRNTSAVEKDAKEKLEPFSNLIGDESYQSRDLEKVSQQVAKTLYDAKVQPSTLLPKQLGNMYTASLYAAFASVIHNKHKTLVGQRIVMFSYGSGLTSTMFSFKLQEGQHPFSLPNIASILNVSEKLERRHVVPPEKFVETLKLMEHRYGAKDYETSRDTSLLTPGTFYLMKVDSMYRRHYARKDA, from the exons ATGGAATCGGGAAGGCCGAAGGATGTGGGCATTCTCGCGATTGACATTTACTTCCCTCCGTCTTGCGTCCAACAG GAAGCGCTTGAGGTTCATGATGGGGCGAGTAAAGGGAAGTATACTATTGGGCTTGGCCAAGACTGTATGGCCTTCTGCACTGAGGTGGAAGATGTGATCTCAATGAG CTTGACAGTTGTAACATCCCTCCTAAAGAAATATCAGATTGATCCTAAACAGATTGGCCGTCTAGAAGTTGGCAGTGAGACAGTCATAGACAAAAGCAAGTCCATCAAGACATGGATAATGCAAATATTTGAG GAATATGGTAATACTGATGTTGAAGGCGTTGACTCAACAAATGCATGCTATGGCGGAACAGCTGCCTTGTTTAATTGTGTTAACTGGGTAGAAAGTAGCTCATGGGATGGACGCTATGGATTGGTTGTCTGTACAGATAGTGCA GTTTATGCAGAAGGGCCAGCTCGGCCTACTGGTGGTGCTTCTGCCATTGCAATGCTGATTGGACCAAATGCCCCTTTTGCTTTTGAAAGTAAATACAGGGGAACCCATATGAGTCATGTCTATGATTTCTATAAGCCAAACCTTGCAAGTGAATATccg GTTGTTGATGGCAAGCTATCACAGACATGCTACCTCATGGCCCTTGATGCTTGTTATAACCGGTACTGCAGCAA ATTTGAAAAGTTTGAAGGAAAGCAGTTTTCAATCTCTGATTcagattattttgtttttcattcTCCGTATAACAAG CTTGTACAGAAAAGCTTTGCTCGTCTCTACTTTAATGACTTTCTGCGAAATACAAG TGCTGTTGAGAAGGATGCAAAAGAGAAACTTGAGCCTTTTTCAAACTTGATTGGTGATGAAAGTTATCAAAGTCGTGATCTTGAAAAG GTTTCTCAGCAAGTTGCCAAGACATTATATGATGCAAAAGTTCAACCCTCTACTTTGTTGCCAAAACAACTTGGAAATATGTACACTGCATCTCTTTATGCTGCATTTGCATCTGTTATTCACAACAAGCATAAAACTCTG GTCGGCCAGCGGATTGTAATGTTCTCATATGGAAGTGGCCTTACATCAACTATGTTTTCTTTCAAGCTTCAGGAAGGCCAACATCCATTTAGTCTGCCAAATATTGCCTCCATTCTCAATGTATCAGAAAAGCTTGAGAGAAGACATGTG GTTCCACCTGAAAAGTTTGTGGAGACACTGAAGTTGATGGAACATAGATACGGAGCCAAGGATTACGAAACAAGCAGAGACACAAGCTTACTGACACCGGGAACCTTCTACCTCATGAAGGTCGACTCCATGTACCGTCGACATTATGCCAGGAAGGATGCCTAG
- the LOC121998608 gene encoding uncharacterized protein LOC121998608: MSSILKYFRRPRKATGRDKEGHEQEQGGDAISEMQYSCIKDRCAQICFPVPFQEPSNAMPQAKATSTRISRSNFVKSTMDSIFPNTHFTDHESVPPLAEAFSNFIAIYPQYGETQQADEIRNSEYYHLARHVCFDYYGFSLFSHAQMHSALASSSTNPLVSGLLQPPFFNVSYKSASLKSQVQPNDQDSVLESAIRTRIMHFLNILDGEYSMVYTANRTTAFRLLAESYPFQETKGLLSVYDYESEAMIAMEESAQRKGAKVMSASFSWPSFRIHSGRLMEKLRMRRRKKRGLFVFPLQSRITGARYPYLWMTMAKEHGWQVVLDACCLAPKDLDTLGLSLIQPDFIICSFFKVFGENPSGFAGLLVKNSSIESLESSMIARSIGIVSLVPARKLSQLTDDYSGTDSDTHSFRHQFEEADVENSSSFSGPIPGQVYSSSLSNNMIREGASAEKQKQVMISEQGESSKAQHEKEETSDGIEEIESEHSMPAEKTASNGGANKSLEVLCRGLDHADSLGLLLISTRLRCITNWLVTALMKLQHPHSESGHSLVRIYGPRVKFDRAPALAFNVFDWKGDKIEPALVQKLADRSNISLSCGFLNNIWFSKEYEAEKDKVLERRDNERIVVNRRKENSDMGINVINVSLNFLTNFEDAYRLWIFIAKFLDADFVEKERWRYIALNQKMIEV, encoded by the coding sequence ATGTCCTCCATCCTCAAATACTTCAGAAGGCCACGAAAGGCTACTGGAAGAGACAAAGAAGGCCACGAGCAAGAACAAGGAGGGGATGCGATCTCAGAGATGCAGTATTCTTGCATCAAGGATAGATGTGCCCAGATATGCTTCCCAGTACCTTTCCAAGAGCCTAGCAACGCTATGCCCCAAGCGAAAGCCACAAGCACAAGGATCTCACGTTCAAATTTTGTGAAGTCAACGATGGATTCAATCTTCCCAAATACCCACTTCACCGACCATGAATCCGTCCCTCCTCTCGCAGAGGCCTTCTCAAACTTCATAGCAATTTATCCACAGTACGGTGAGACGCAGCAAGCAGACGAGATCAGGAACAGTGAATACTACCACTTAGCTAGACATGTCTGCTTTGACTACTATGGATTTAGCCTCTTCTCCCATGCACAAATGCATTCTGCCTTAGCATCTTCATCCACTAATCCCCTGGTTTCAGGTCTCCTGCAGCCTCCTTTCTTCAACGTCTCTTACAAGTCAGCAAGCTTGAAATCTCAAGTGCAGCCTAATGACCAAGATAGCGTCCTGGAATCTGCAATTAGGACAAGGATTATGCATTTTCTCAACATACTGGATGGTGAATACAGCATGGTCTACACAGCCAACAGGACTACAGCTTTCAGGCTGTTGGCAGAATCATACCCGTTCCAGGAGACCAAGGGCTTGCTAAGCGTGTATGATTATGAGAGTGAGGCCATGATTGCAATGGAGGAAAGCGCCCAGAGGAAAGGGGCCAAGGTCATGTCCGCCAGCTTCTCTTGGCCAAGCTTCAGGATTCATTCTGGTAGATTGATGGAGAAGTTGAGAatgagaagaaggaaaaaaagagGATTGTTTGTGTTTCCACTTCAATCCAGAATCACTGGGGCAAGGTATCCTTACCTATGGATGACTATGGCTAAAGAACATGGATGGCAAGTAGTGCTTGATGCATGTTGTTTGGCGCCGAAGGACCTCGATACCCTTGGACTTTCACTGATCCAACCAGACTTCATCATCTGTTCTTTCTTCAAAGTGTTTGGAGAAAACCCATCCGGTTTTGCAGGTCTGCTTGTCAAGAACTCCAGCATTGAATCCTTGGAATCGTCGATGATTGCCAGGAGCATTGGGATTGTGAGCCTAGTACCAGCAAGAAAGCTCTCACAGCTAACTGATGATTATTCAGGAACTGATTCCGATACTCATTCCTTTAGACACCAATTTGAGGAAGCTGATGTTGAGAACTCCAGTTCATTCTCTGGACCAATACCTGGCCAGGTCTATAGTAGCTCTCTTAGCAATAACATGATTAGAGAAGGTGCTTCTGCAGAAAAACAAAAGCAAGTTATGATATCAGAGCAGGGAGAGAGTTCCAAAGCACAACATGAGAAAGAAGAAACATCTGATGGTATTGAAGAAATAGAATCTGAACATTCTATGCCAGCAGAGAAGACAGCAAGCAACGGTGGAGCAAACAAGAGCTTGGAGGTTTTGTGCAGAGGATTAGACCATGCAGATTCTCTAGGTCTGTTGCTCATCAGTACCAGATTAAGATGCATCACCAATTGGCTAGTTACTGCTTTGATGAAACTGCAGCATCCTCACTCCGAGAGTGGCCATTCCCTAGTCAGAATATATGGTCCAAGAGTAAAGTTTGACAGGGCACCTGCCTTAGCTTTCAATGTATTTGATTGGAAAGGAGATAAAATTGAGCCTGCTTTGGTACAAAAGCTTGCAGATAGAAGCAACATTTCTCTTAGTTGTGGCTTCCTAAACAATATATGGTTCTCAAAAGAATATGAAGCCGAGAAGGATAAAGTTCTGGAGAGGAGGGACAATGAGAGAATTGTTGTAAACAGAAGGAAAGAGAACAGTGATATGGGAATAAATGTCATAAATGTTTCCCTCAATTTCCTTACTAATTTTGAGGATGCCTACAGGCTTTGGATTTTCATTGCTAAATTTCTAGACGCGGACTTTGTTGAGAAGGAAAGGTGGAGGTATATCGCATTGAATCAGAAAATGATTGAGGTCTAA